Below is a genomic region from Belonocnema kinseyi isolate 2016_QV_RU_SX_M_011 chromosome 4, B_treatae_v1, whole genome shotgun sequence.
GTCCGTAGTCTGAGGTCTTTCGACTCCTCCTTTCTCGTATTGACCTGTCCTATCTTAATATTGACCTGTCCTATCTTAATATTGATTGCATAGTCCGttcttgatttttctttattttgcataaAGCTTCCAACTTTCAGCTTTTTTCTAACTTCATGCTGTACTGGTTCACCCCAGtatctttttaagaattctgtTTTGTAGTAATATAAAGTTCTGACATCGGATTTAATGATTTGCCACCAGTTCGTGGCTGTACCAGATAATGATCTTTCGATTAAGTAATGCGTTTCGCTATCAGTTGGTCTCACACCTTCCCAATATTGTTTTAATTGGTTCGTGTAGCTGATAGCATTTTCATCTCCTTTGAATTCCGGTAATATGTATTTTATCTGCGATCTTCTTTCGCCTGGTGTTTCAGTACTTCTTCGTCCATTCGTGTTTATTGTTCTTATTGAGGTTGCGATATCCCTCGGGCTTCCTACTCTTTCTtgctttatttgatttattttcgtttatataTGATTAAATCTTTCATTATTCTGGGCCTCTCTTTGTGCCTCCTTTTCATTTGATGCTCGCATTTCGGTTTGAATTTTAGTATTAATTTTGAGGTCCAAGTTGTTTATCACCTAAGAAATTTCTTGCAGTGTGATCTCCGTTGGAGTTTCTTCATCTTGAGATTCGAGGTGATCCTCTTCTACATTTTCGCTGAGCGATTTTCTTGTCCTAGGTCtccccattttaaaaaaataatcaataaaaggCTCTACAGAACTCTAATATGCGCGACTCTAACTCGGGAGTAGTAGTAGAGTTCTACTTGAGAACAGAAAAATACTTACTTGAGGATGAAATCAACTCAAGAAAGACAGTTTGACTTTCCTTAGCTCTGTGAGAAACCCTTCGGTGAGTTCACGCAAATAAATCCCTAAAATCTCTTtgaatgagagagagagagagagagcggctTGATTCTGACCTATTTTACCAGATCAGAGTAGTGCAACCAATCTGTCCATGCCAAGGAGTCAGAATCGAGATCTCACTAACGCCAAGAACTAAGAATGCAATTCCTAGCCCCGCGCCTAGTGTAGATCTGGAACGCCCTCGCTCGCCAGCGAGCCCCCCAATGTCATTTCAGGCTCAGCATCCCCTTTTTAAAGGAGATTTTACCCGCGTACAACTTCGCGACTACTTCAAAGTAAGGATGTTTCTCTCGCGACCGCGCTTTTCCACGGTACAGAGATGCTGGGCCCTAGAATCGTCCGGGTATGTCGGGTTTCATATTATAAGGGAGGTGGTTGTTCACCTTACAATGTAAAATATTGACATATACTGATAGAATCGTGTTATATTATTGCTGGAAACAATTCGGCCCTTTTATTGTTATCGCAGATCACTATTTATCAAATTTCAAGGTGAATAAATCTAAATTGATCAAATTCGTCAAAAGTGCATGTGTAACCGACCCCAAATCAGcccaataatattataaaatccgttagtaatcaaaaaatgttggtattttcaatattgtatatttttaaagaattttatcatATTCAGGGGTTGATTGAAGCTGATTTTCACATCCACTagagaaatcaattattttagtaatGCTTTTGGCACGAATTGCTGCAAGACTCATTGGAAACAAAAAGGTAATTGTCCAATGCTGATTAACGAtgatctacaaaataaaaatgattaaaaatgtattagtcAAGAATAATTGTCGGTAAAGATAACTAAGAAATGGCTATTAGGTACAATTACATTTATGAACAAATTCGAAATGTTTTACGTTCGAGGAAAATCATCAGAAGCTTtgctggaatttaaaaattttttgagatcagattaccattttctttttatttaaaaaactcgttcttttcaaaaataattttagaagagtattttacaagattttaagaaaatcttaaagtttctatttaaacttctgaaaatttgtaagatttcgagacaatttttttcaatttggcaattgttttcaaaaataaatccaataaCTAAATAGATAATGAAAATTCTTgctgtaaatatttggttttgtTAACTGTTGCTTTGATAAgtataatgtattttaaaaatatttttttaaagtacaacaATTCTTTTAGAAAGAATGAGTCAATAAAATGACAACGGGGGTTTAGATCGATTCATGTAAGACCTATTCTTTGACCTGGGTTGTTTCAGCCAATCGATTGATACAAGTCTCCTTCAACATCTATTGGATTAATTGAACCGGACTTTAGGTAACGAACGTGGCCGGCTGGTTGCACACCTGGAATCCTTATTCCATCCCCGTCACGACATATAAGTCCATGAGAGTGTAGTGTTGATCTTGCATCGCTAGAGGTAAGTTGGGCCTCCAGTCTATACCTGCCTGCTCTGACTACAGTAGCGAGAAATACTGGAACAACACCAGTATGCCTACTGCTCAAAGACTCTTTATGATAAAAATCGGGTCTGAAACATCCATATAAACGTTCACTATCACTGAGATCAACAATAGCGTATCCATGTGGCCCATTGCATGATACAATATCTGAATTAGGTATGAGATCTGCTTTTAGAAAAAGCCAATTTGTAGTATCGCCGTTTTCTACAAAACTTGATAATAATATCAAGTTTTGTGTACCGCTAGCATCAAGAAGAGATTTGTGAATTTCAGTGGGGTGAGTATGACCATGATTAATCCAAGCACTAAGATCTGTAAACAgtgatttatgacatttttttacactggaaaaaTAAATGTTAGTCAGAAGATAAACATTTAGGAAGCGGGATGGAGCTTTTGCATTACCTGGATGAATATGTGGAAAATCAGAAGAACGAATGCCTCGTTTACGTGGCTGTCGACGTTCAAAAATAGCAGCTTTACCACGAAAACCTTCACTGCTATTTTGCATAGCACCgacttctgcaaaaaaaaaaaaaattgtgaaatttgtgTACACCAGAAAAGTAACTGTTAGTCAGAAGATAAGCCCTTAGGCAGCAGGATTTGCGGTTACATCTACCATTATGCATACACTCACTGAATTTTTGCCTTATGCAGGAGTTGAATTATGCAGCTTTATACTTTGCTTCCACTTTAacttcaatgacaaaaaattacaaGCACTATAGATAGGCAACTGAGGGCGCAGTCCCATGAAGGTAAATAAGAAGAATAGGGGAATAATTTTGACCAATGAGGTGCCTGCACATGCTGTAGGAGTCACCTCATTGGTTAAAACTGTTCCACTATTTTACTAATCCACCTCTATGTGACTGCGCCATGAAACAAGTAAATATTTTAGTGAAAGCAGCCTCGTGTCACCGAGAGTTAAAAATGGCCGTGCGGCGGCGCTACTAGCAACTTTGTTCTAGTTATTCCAAGAGTTATATAGAACTTTTGTCACGTAGAGCCAATAAAGAATCTTAAAAACGTATCAGGAAAAcgctttatttatgtaattattgtagAAATGACACGGCAGATTTTTCTACTGgcgtttttctgttttttgttttgttttttttaatacaaaattaattccattaattatgcCAATGTGTATAGCTCTAAATTtcggataaaattaaatttgtcaggGTGTTAAGAGAATGAAACAAATATCTTATAATTTTTAGGCAATTTCCACATAATTGTTTTTTGATGGAATttggagagaaaattaaaaaatgatcataaaacatttgtaattattgcctaacatttttaaaatgtgtgcgaaagattttaaagcaagaaattttcaattcggTCATATTATATAGTTTagacaaatttgagtaagtttaagagatattcaaaagttttaaagtgattgaaaaataattaatactttagggatttttaaagatttcgaagatcGCCAAAGAAGAAGCTGAAAgactttgagaacatttttttaatattgcagaataaataaaaaatgcaggaaaaatttaaataatttttagagattagaaggtttagaagttctgaaaagataAAAAGAGGCAAAATTTTCCTGATATTCGTgcgacaatttttattaattttttattttgcaaaataaacttgaagaaaagattagaaaatgttttgaacatatcaaacgatttcctacacTTTGGTTTAAAgagtttagaagaatttaaagcaaaatgctgtAATTTGTTAaggttacaaaataaaaacaaataaatcgaggaatttcaagaaatattttgtagaattaaagagattcaaaatgaattttaaaccttcaaatatttttagaaatgcggattttttaagatttcaaaactaaaagttagaatatattttgttaaattctatgaaatgaaaataatttctttaaaatcttctggattGTTTTGTGACacttctgaaatattcaattttttctttaattttctcaagaatcttataaaaattatattcatatacatttaaaaacaagctgataataattgttttcttGCTCTTAATCCTCAggatttaatttcaacatggatttattacaacacttggaaaaagaattttcaaataatttgagtgTTGCAAAGGATAAAAAGTATTTGTTAATGGTCATTAAATTgagtatataaatattaaaatattttcgcgtcgttaaaaattttattttatcacaaaaatatcaCATATAAAAGTTCgttctttaattttcatgaaaaaaaaaacattttattatttatgatattccttgtttgtaatatatagatataataatgaTATTTATTATAGTGgcataatataaacaaatatcaacttCTTcttgtattaataatttatatttctattcctgaaatcTAAAATTACCGAAgataattataaatgattaattaataaataattatattgagaaggtattggttttatgtgaaatttcaccctgtcgattttcatcaaatctctacgTCTTGAGACACCCCGATTAAGAAAAAACGATCTACGAAGATTttcgtctgtctgtctgtctgtctgcagtCTGCGTCAATCAACGTAgcactaaattaaaatattaattagaaaattgtttaaaattaaaatctgtaaatattaTAATCTACGTTCAGAATTAAACTTTGAGATTAGGATTTCTAAAATTGCGTTAGTCACTATTTTTCAAGTTCCATATGTTGGAAGTTTTCAAACTGGTAAAGCGTGactaatttatcaaataaattgtaaaggaaaatataaattgtacattttaaattgaacatatagatgtcaaaagaaaaattaatatttatcaataaaatgaaaaattgcattaacCATCATTGTTTCTATTACCATAGATTACAAGATTTGAATCTAACGATGTGacactaaataaaaatgtttattgttaaaaactttcaagtgcaaattttcactgaaaattttattttgtataataagaattcaaattttacattaatattcACAAATAAACCTAAGCATTGCATTAATCGTCATTTTCGTATTTCCATATGTTACAAGATATTGATCTGATAACGTAGCACTGAATGAAAATATTGATTGCAAAGcttgaatcattaattttacattttatatttaaaagaaaaatctcagATTAgggttaataacaattttcaaaattatgttaggTATATATACTTGCAAAATTGTGCAAAGCCACGCAGACAAAGAACAGAGTGAAGATATTCATTTTTTCTAGACGCACGCAGGGAGAATGACAGACAACTCAAGAGTAATGCTGGTGATGAAGAATTTCGTCAGAAGCTGCTATGTTTATAGATTATTTACAATTGAGTGGAGAGGTGGGGAAAATATTCTTcatatctgaatttttttatttttgctagatTTATTACTAATTGAACTAACGAAAAGTTTTTCGAACAATCAGTTAAGCCGCTGTTAACCATATTGTAAGGATAACACAGTGTGATTTGCACAAGAAAAAATAAGAGAACAGTGAGGAAATGATTAAACGTCTGTTTGAATAGTGGAAAGTGACTTAAtactttgattattatttttagttattcgcTCATGCCTAATACTACTTTAATCGGAGAatctaataacaaaataaaaactttcttttttcattttttcttcggGCTACGTGATGACTGGGgcacgtgatcagattcctaccttaccgacacattatttattttctaacttcATTTTGCACGAAGcaccacatcaagttgaaaattaagggttactaataaaaagcactaagaaaggtagaTCTGGGCCTATATTTTTATAAGTATGAATAAAGTttatgttgtaaatattttttttggcttttttcatcattattaaaatttagaacgaGGACCACTTTCATGAGAGCTTTTTATttgttatcccaaattttcaacacgatgtgACGTTTCTTGTGTAAATAAACTGGAAAATaagaaaagtgtcggtaaggtaggaatctaggtCAACTAACTCATTCGTCACGGccttaagattcatctttttagttaaaaattcgttttcttgcttaaaaataaatcttcttttctgaaaatgtaactgctttaatttgggttaaaaattgatctctgcGGGATTAAAATCCgtgcattttgttgaatattggtaAATTCTGGGGGCTGCACAGCGGGAGTAAAggtacatttttgacaaaaatcgagTGACCATGCAATTCTGaacggattttgatttttcttttttagaattgaccataaggcttccaggtataacatCTAACTGTTCAATTTGCATTTTGGCATAACGGAAacttgttatttaacaacaaacttacaacaTTTTGTTCCTAAACtaatcaatgtaaaaactaacgacaaacaatttttaagtgaGTTAgagtaacacatttttttaagaataatattataaactaattaATGAATAAAAGTCATTTTgtcgtgatttgcaatgattagctaattttgacccaTAGCTTTGATGTAAAGTAGATTAGATAAtcatgtgcgcttacaataagttaagaatagctgataattgcaaattatttaaacaatttttatgaacaaatgcacattttgacttttttttaatgaaaaggcttgattttttccGCTacgaacttaaattattttttctaagactCCTTCCTATCATATTTTTCAGAGTGACCAAaacatgttaattatttaaacaattgttatgaaCGCATGcacaatttgaccatttttttaatgaacaggCTTGATTTTTTTGGCGAAATCAACATAAAATGTTATGCCTGAGACTACTTGCTGTCATACTTTTCATAACGaccaaaaagtttgaattatttaaacaattttaataaacaaatgcacattttgaccattctTTGATAAAAGGCTTGaaagcaaggagtcttaggaaaaacatttgaagttgattccgcaaaaaaaatgaagccttttcataaaaaaatagtcaaaatgtgaatccgtttataaaaattgtttaaataattaacattttttggtccctgtgaaaaatatgatagcaaggactcttaggaaaaacattttaagttgattctgcaaagaaaatcaagccttttcataaaaaattgtcgaaatgtgaattggtttataaaaattgtttaaataattggcaatcatcAGCTATTCTTAAGTTTtggtaagcgcacatcattatctgagatactttatacaaaagctttgtatcaaaattagctaatcattgtaaatcacgaaaaaatgactttggttaattaatttgtttataacattattaaaaaaaattttgttactctAAACCTCTAATAGACTATTTTGATTcagtttttacattaatttatggaCTTTTTTAATACCTTAGggtcaattctaaaaaagaaaaatcaaaatcccATAATAATTGTACTGTCAtttgacttttgtcaaaaaaaatgtacttttttcccactgtgggccgcatcggaattattttcttttttaaagttgactTGTTTTATTTTGGATGTCTGTCATtatagtttagttttgaattaaTCTTCCTTGGTtatgtatgttaaaaattaattttattttgagctGATAATCAATTTTggaactgaacatttaactattatattttaagtttaaaattcaaattttttagctCAAAAGTCAAGTacgtggttaaaaatgcatgttcattgcagaaaaaatatcttctgtattaaaaaatatacttttaggttgagaattcaacgtttgtttgaatgttaaaatcttgactgaaaaattcatttcttccatgaAAACTcattatttcagatgaaaattcatctctctggttgaaaatttagctaggAGTttattcttgtttcaaaattaattttgtttaccgccaatgtaacaattctatttccggctgaaaatttatattgtaaaatgaaaaagtgttatttttttgtttgttactggtatataaattattatatttttcgattagaatttacttttctcgattgaaaattaactttcttattaataagttcttctttttaTGATAAATCTAACTggatgaaaattcctttcaagtttctgttaaaaataagttttcctAACTAACAATctaatcattatatttttggttgaaaattatacgatTTCGTCGAAAAATTACATTCCTTGATAATAATTCTTCttcacaaatttaatattttttaaaaaattcgtaatttttctttgaataaaactgtttttcctgttgaaaataaaatgatttggacatatttctcagttgaaaattgatataccaTGTATGTAAATGAACCATTTTGGCGAAAAAGAATTAAACtgctttattagaaaattaaactattctgttagaAGCTAATACatttatttcgaaagattttgaacagaaaattttacagctctttgcaaattttgaaatattttgtgagaaaaatacaaattttgttcagattcctgggaaaaagcttcaaaacatttgaaaaaattaaaaaaaaattgagacaatttaaaaatatttctaaaaatttaaatttaaaaaatatgtaaaagctttaaaaatattttcaaacattaaaaatttgatgataataaaaggaattttatacaaaattcttctGATCAGCTTATTTCTTCCTTCTGTCCTGTTCGTTTTCGTACACTTCTTAACATCTTTAATGACATCAGCGATCTTCATAAGGTATGGTGTAACCTCAGAAAcgaaattttctctaattaaTATTTCTCGGAGGTCACGTTGAACATCATCGGCCGTCCTAAATTCTCGAGTAAAAATTAGAAATGAGGGTGTACGTCCAGTCGTTTGATTAAAGCTGGTGTTCATTGCGTATCGGATAGAAGGTAAGCTTCTCAACCCAATCACGATGCTGTCCTTCTACTAAAATGGCTATTTTTGTCTTCATATCCCTATTCCTCCTTTCCACTGGATTTTCTTTCGGGTGGTGAACTGGAGTCAGCGCCTGGTCAGATCCCTGACAGAAAGCTACTTGTTGCATGACAGCTCCCACGAACTGTACACCGTTGTCTCAGGTGACTCTTTGGGGAGTTCCAAAGCGTAGAATGACTTCGTCGATCAAATTCCGTGCGCAGGCGTCAGCAGTGGCGTCATTAATGGAACTTTCTCCGCCCATTATGTGGAAATACCTTCGATGATGAAAATCCATTGAAGTCTTTCCGCTGTAAGCGGCAAAGGACCGAAAAGGTCGATAGCAAGTACTTGAAATCTTCTGTTTGCAGCTAGTGTCCTCAATAATCCAGCAGGCTTCGAACTGGATGGTTTATACCTCTGGCACATCTGGCATTCTTTCACGTAGTCGGTGGTGTACTTTCGCATACCAGACCAAAATTAACGAGCTGAGATTCTTCTTAGCGTCCTCTCGACACCATAGGAACCCGCTATCGGCGCATCATGGTATTCTTTCATAATTAGTTTTCGCGCACATAGTGGAACTACCCATTGTGCATCCTTTGCATATTCTTCAGGCACATACCTGTATGGTACTCCACCAGTCATTAAATATCCTCGCGATGCCCAGTTTGCGACTTTAGGATGATCTGGTTTTTAAAACTGTCGATAATCTTCCTTACTTCTGAATCAACGAGTTGTTCCTCTCTTTGATCCTTCATATTTGTCCTTGGTAGGTCAACCATAAAGGCGCAGATTCCACATTCTGCTGTATTTTCTTCGGTCGCAAAAAGGTCGAGAAAGAGTATCGGATAACACATTTTCTTTGCCTGgctgatatattatttttacatcatACCTTCGGAGAGCGAGTGCCCAACGACCTACCCAGTAGGcaaaaatttggcgacatctttacgacatcgttacgacatctttacgacatcctatgtctatgtcgtttagGTGTCTTTGCgaaatcgtaaagacatcgtcagataatacgacttatttaagatatcgtaaagacaccttgacGACTGGGTAGTCGACCGGATGGTGATCGTAAATTCATCAACCATCGCAGTGCCTGATGATCTGATCACACGATGATAGTGGCTCCATCTAAGTAGCCTCGGAACTTTTCTACGGACCATACAACAACAAGGGCTTCTCGTTCATTTCATCAGCTTGACGTAAGATCGAAGCCATACCCAAAACAGcactactttttgttaaatcgGTGAGTGGTTTCGCCATCTCAGAAAAATTCGGTATAAACCGTCAAAACAATGTGCATGTCTGAAGAAACGTACGGAAATGTGTCAAATTTCTAGGCGGAAGCATGTTAAAAATTTCTGCGACCTGGTTCGGATCGGCCTGACGGCCTTCTTATGTGATTATGTGCCCAAGATATTTGATCTTAGTACAagaaaagacacatttttctCTATTTGCTATGAGTTTGAATTTTCTCAGGCGATCGAACATTTTTGCCAAGTCTGACAAATGATCATCAAACGAAGCGGATAACACGATCATATCATTAAGATCTGCGAACAGAGAAAAATATGTTAAACCACTCCGAAAACGATCGATTTCGCGTTGAAACGTTGCTCCAGAATTTTTGAGACCAAAAggcatctttttgaattgaaaagtgaaaaaaggtGACGTGAAGGCCGTTTTATCTCGATCTTCAAGACGGACGGTGACTTACCATTATCTGTTACGTAGATCAATTCTTGACATAAAATATGTCTTCTTAGCATTGTGTAGAAGTTCTTCTATTCTTGGCATGAGGTACTTGTCACTCATCGTGATTGCTCACATTATTCGATGACGTCATTTTCCTCCATATGTATCAGTTCTTTGGCTAGTAGCTCTTTCTTTTGCTTAAACATCTTACAAAATGGTGTGGCGACAGGTGGGTGATCTCCAGTATTTATTCGATGTTCTGCATAAGGGGTTGGTTTTCCTCCTGCTGCAAGAATATGCTCGTTGTCAGGTACGTTGTCCATTGAGGCTAAAATGTCTTTTTACTGGAACTCATGTACAATTGAGTCTCCTAAAAATTGCCGAATTCGCTGAGGCCCCTTCGTAATTATTTCAGAATCTTAAAGAAAATCTATTCCCAAGAAAGTTGGTATCGGCTATATCCTGCTACAATATCTCCGGCACAAGAGGCGAGAAATTCGTTTTCGTGCGAACCTAAAATTTCAATTGGAACCTTGGGCCTAGCACGTGACATTGTTTCATTTGCCATGCTATCGAGAGtgcaaaattctaaattgtgTAAAGGCATTCGAAACACTTGATAGTTGGGTTTATTAAGGGCTGTATCGTTCCTTTGTAGCGTGGTCAGATGCTTTGCAAAATTGACACTTTTTTGAGTTTAGCTTTAAAGAACTAGCATCCGAGGCAGCGGGCTTCTTATCAAGTCACTCCATGTAGTTTtcttccccagtgggcacaaagtttgtcgacgtctttacgacatcgtaaagacagtggaacgacatagacatatgatgtcgtaaagttgtcgtaaagatttcgtaacgatgtcgtatagacgtcgtcaaactttgtgcctactgggtgcACTTTTCGGGAGAGATCTATTAATTCTCTAATTATTCTGGAACATCTGGACTCGTTTTCCGTTGACCAGAGGTCGTGTCGATTTTGAAGGGTTTCCTgtaatgtagaaaaaaaaattgttgcaatgtGTCACAACCACAATCCTCAGAATATGGAAACACTGCGATCCTTTATGGAACCTTCATTTTTCGAATAATCACGATTCACGAtaccttttttactttttcactgaaaactaATGAACTCGCGACGAATGTTCTCGAGTTCACTTGCGTTTGAGaggaaaattaaataagattCCCCTTTCggaaaaatcaacatttcagGGATGTATCATTTCTCTTGTATCCCCCTATCCCTTGTGTTACAAAATTaagattgtaaagatttcaaaataagattttgaaactttccGAAGATTTCGTAAGGTTTAAAAATAACCAAAAccttgttttttaacattttggaacAATTcacaaaacctttttttaaaataaagctgaggaaaatatttaaaataaatatattttaaaacattcaaataatttttaaggatatttaaaactttttaaaatatttattaaataatatgaaGTTGAAAAGCAATTGTACATACAGATTTTCGAAGActtcgaaataaaatttgaaggtttttaagtactttaaaaagattcaaaagtaacgaaaatattttcttttttgattttgggagagttaaaaattataatttgatatcTTGAAGGCAATCTTTTAATCTTAaaagaatcttcaaaatttcataaataatttcNNNNNNNNNNNNNNNNNNNNNNNNNNNNNNNNNNNNNNNNNNNNNNNNNNNNNNNNNNNNNNNNNNNNNNNNNNNNNNNNNNNNNNNNNNNNNNNNNNNNtataattgtattaaaaatttcgtaTAACTGAAACATGtccttaaatttcaaatattttttttgatttcttttaaacttctgaaattcctagattctttttttttaacacgcgaatttttcatataatttaaaatcctacaaaattaaaaagatgtcTCAAGAAATGTATAGAtccttttttgacaaattaaaaattttgaaaaagcgatCGAGCAATTAATCAAAAGACTGAATTAAATAGAAACAGTTACTGGAAATTTCTGCTTACTATTGGTACGTCGTTTTTCGCctcaaattataaaatagtgaacattttttcattgtggactgaataattttttttggttgataattgatcttttttgttagaaatctgatcaatttttttagaactgcAAATGTAATAGAAATGAccgatacaattttattttgtcatCTTGGTGgcctaaaagaattttcaacgaaagtggtataatttttaactaaaaatttgcattcccggcaaacaacaaaaatcgaatcT
It encodes:
- the LOC117171744 gene encoding uncharacterized protein LOC117171744, which encodes MNIFTLFFVCVALHNFAKVGAMQNSSEGFRGKAAIFERRQPRKRGIRSSDFPHIHPDLSAWINHGHTHPTEIHKSLLDASGTQNLILLSSFVENGDTTNWLFLKADLIPNSDIVSCNGPHGYAIVDLSDSERLYGCFRPDFYHKESLSSRHTGVVPVFLATVVRAGRYRLEAQLTSSDARSTLHSHGLICRDGDGIRIPGVQPAGHVRYLKSGSINPIDVEGDLYQSIG